A window of the Microbacterium sp. AZCO genome harbors these coding sequences:
- a CDS encoding ATP-dependent DNA ligase, protein MGRFIYDTNANAVDIDDRTLAHVRIAIMTKLRRGEAFMFDVHVGKGSGHRSFWIHPSIPLQFRFFTTQRHRINRAWIELLIEAASGPSGLTIVPEPDEEAPQIVLDEPTTG, encoded by the coding sequence GTGGGACGGTTCATCTACGACACCAACGCCAACGCAGTGGACATCGACGACCGCACCCTCGCTCACGTGCGGATCGCTATCATGACCAAACTGCGCCGCGGCGAAGCGTTCATGTTCGACGTCCACGTGGGCAAAGGCAGCGGACACCGCAGCTTTTGGATCCACCCCTCCATCCCCCTCCAGTTCCGCTTCTTCACCACCCAGCGACACCGGATCAACCGCGCGTGGATAGAACTACTCATCGAAGCCGCGAGCGGACCCAGCGGGCTCACGATCGTCCCCGAACCGGATGAGGAAGCACCCCAAATCGTGCTCGACGAACCAACGACCGGTTAG
- the mobF gene encoding MobF family relaxase, with protein sequence MRVMSAGDGYKYLLRTVAAGDGVRSLSTPLTRYYTEEGTPPGRWMGSGVASLSSGIRIGDTVTEAQLQLLIGMGGHPVTGEPLGRAYPQYGVCTQADGSASRRRAVAGYDFTFSIPKSASVLWGVADARTQAVIADAHHRAVAHVVAYLEREVAATRTGATAGDGAVAQVSVKGIIATAFDHFDSRAGDPHLHTHVVVSNKVQTVLDDKWRSLDGRPLHAAVVALSELHEAIFTDELTHALGVAWEPRDRGRDRNTAWAIRGIPEELVALFSSRSHAIDEQTDKLIDAFVAAHGHRPTAATIMRLRAQATLTTRPEKQLHSLADLTAGWRQRATEVLGQDATTWARDLRSQQQMRISPTRATDLSPAVIADLGEAIVEAVAEKRTTWRRWNLIAEAARQTMPLRFASASDRENVVERVADAAERASLRLTPPEIAESPLEFQRPDGSSVFRARRSAVFTANLLLKAECRLVERSRDTAAPRLSTATRGQRGRKSLSADQAAALERIATSGRTIDLLVGAAGTGKTSAMRALRDAWERTYGRGSVVGLAPSAGAAHVLAEDLGIPTENTAKWWTNHVTRGERFRRGQLVLIDEASLAGTLSLDRISSLAASAGAKVLLVGDHAQLQAVDAGGGFALLAHDRDDVPELVDVHRFVHAWEKKASVQLRDGDTDVIDQYTERGRVVEGQSDAMIDAAYLAWRTDVRAGSASILVADSNEAVTALNVRARAERILDGDITGTTEVALHAGTAAAAGDIVFTRRNDRTLRTGRSWVRNGDRWTVIKVFEEGRMLVRRADRRSRATVTLPAFYVAEHVDLGYAITAHRAQGITTDTAHVLVQTGMTRESLYVAMTRGRQANTAYVAVDRPEVSHDAPHPGEPRDATGASVLRGVLQHAGAELSAHETMTAEQDRWASIAQLAAEYETIAAAAQHDRWVALVESSGLSPIVAASVVGSDAFGPLTATLRRAEAHHHNVDLLFHAVAGATTLDDAEDIADALRSRLEKALARQRAQEIGRKAPRLVAGLIPEALGPMTPEMRRALDERRTLMERRAQTLVDKALRFGDNWIMELGTEPTESARAAWRRQARIVAAYRDRYGITGRSALGTATDTDTTAQQRDQAHARAAFNTAVNLARGESSERLRMRGSVFRQRLLVR encoded by the coding sequence ATGCGGGTCATGAGTGCCGGCGACGGCTACAAGTACCTACTGCGCACGGTGGCCGCCGGGGACGGCGTCCGTTCGTTGTCGACGCCTTTGACGCGGTACTACACCGAGGAAGGGACACCGCCGGGCCGTTGGATGGGCAGCGGCGTGGCGTCCTTGAGCAGCGGCATCCGAATCGGCGACACCGTCACGGAGGCACAGCTTCAACTGCTCATCGGTATGGGCGGGCACCCCGTCACTGGGGAGCCGCTTGGCCGCGCCTACCCGCAATATGGCGTCTGCACGCAGGCCGACGGCTCGGCCTCGCGCCGGCGGGCGGTTGCAGGCTACGACTTCACGTTCTCGATTCCGAAGTCGGCGAGCGTGCTGTGGGGTGTTGCGGACGCACGCACGCAGGCCGTCATTGCTGATGCGCATCATCGCGCTGTTGCGCACGTGGTTGCCTACCTGGAGCGTGAGGTGGCAGCCACCCGCACGGGTGCGACAGCCGGTGATGGGGCCGTTGCACAGGTGAGCGTCAAGGGAATCATCGCGACGGCGTTCGACCACTTCGACAGCCGCGCAGGCGACCCCCACCTGCATACGCACGTCGTCGTGAGCAACAAGGTCCAGACCGTGCTCGACGACAAGTGGCGCTCGCTCGACGGGCGCCCGCTCCATGCGGCGGTCGTTGCACTATCGGAGTTGCATGAAGCGATCTTCACCGATGAGCTCACGCACGCGCTCGGTGTGGCGTGGGAACCGCGCGACCGGGGGCGTGACCGCAATACTGCATGGGCGATCAGGGGCATCCCGGAAGAGCTCGTCGCGCTCTTCTCGTCCCGCTCGCATGCGATCGACGAGCAAACTGACAAGCTCATCGACGCCTTCGTGGCGGCCCACGGTCATCGGCCGACCGCCGCCACGATCATGAGGCTCCGCGCGCAAGCCACGCTCACCACGCGGCCGGAGAAGCAGCTGCACTCGCTCGCCGACCTCACGGCGGGATGGCGTCAGCGCGCTACCGAGGTGCTTGGTCAAGACGCGACGACTTGGGCCCGTGATCTGAGGTCGCAGCAGCAGATGCGAATCTCTCCGACCCGCGCGACCGACCTGTCTCCGGCGGTGATCGCCGATCTCGGCGAAGCCATTGTTGAGGCGGTCGCCGAGAAGCGCACGACGTGGCGCCGCTGGAATCTCATTGCGGAAGCCGCGCGGCAGACGATGCCCCTCCGTTTCGCATCGGCATCCGATCGCGAGAACGTGGTGGAGCGCGTTGCGGACGCGGCCGAACGGGCTTCGTTGCGGCTGACGCCGCCTGAGATTGCAGAGAGCCCGCTGGAGTTTCAGCGTCCGGATGGGTCGTCGGTGTTCCGCGCCCGGCGAAGCGCGGTCTTTACCGCCAATCTCCTGCTCAAAGCGGAGTGCCGGCTGGTCGAGCGATCCCGCGATACGGCCGCGCCGCGCCTGTCGACGGCGACACGCGGCCAGCGCGGCAGGAAGTCGCTCTCGGCTGACCAGGCAGCGGCGCTGGAGAGGATCGCCACATCCGGGCGCACCATCGACTTGCTTGTCGGTGCCGCGGGCACAGGCAAGACGTCGGCGATGCGCGCCCTCCGCGACGCGTGGGAGCGAACGTACGGTCGTGGCTCCGTCGTCGGTCTCGCGCCGTCCGCAGGTGCGGCGCACGTGCTCGCCGAGGACCTCGGCATCCCGACTGAGAACACCGCCAAGTGGTGGACGAACCACGTCACCCGGGGCGAGCGATTCCGCAGGGGGCAACTCGTCCTCATCGATGAGGCCTCCCTTGCAGGCACGCTCTCCCTCGATCGCATTTCGAGCCTGGCCGCCAGCGCCGGCGCAAAGGTGCTGCTCGTCGGCGACCACGCGCAATTGCAGGCTGTCGACGCCGGTGGTGGGTTCGCGCTGCTCGCGCACGACCGTGACGACGTTCCGGAACTCGTCGACGTGCACCGCTTCGTGCACGCCTGGGAGAAAAAGGCATCCGTGCAACTCCGCGACGGCGACACCGACGTCATCGATCAGTACACCGAGCGCGGCCGAGTCGTCGAGGGGCAGTCCGACGCGATGATCGACGCCGCCTACCTCGCCTGGCGCACCGACGTCCGCGCAGGCAGCGCGAGCATCCTCGTCGCCGACTCCAACGAAGCCGTCACGGCGCTCAACGTCCGCGCCCGCGCCGAACGCATCCTCGACGGCGACATCACCGGCACCACCGAGGTTGCATTGCACGCCGGCACCGCCGCAGCGGCCGGCGACATCGTCTTCACCCGCCGCAACGACCGAACCCTGCGGACGGGCCGTTCCTGGGTCCGCAACGGCGACCGATGGACCGTCATCAAGGTCTTCGAAGAGGGACGGATGCTGGTGCGCCGCGCCGATCGACGCTCTCGCGCGACCGTCACCTTGCCCGCTTTCTACGTCGCCGAGCACGTCGACCTCGGCTACGCGATCACCGCCCACCGGGCCCAGGGCATCACAACGGACACGGCTCACGTCCTCGTGCAAACCGGGATGACGCGCGAGAGCCTCTACGTCGCGATGACCCGCGGTCGCCAGGCCAACACCGCCTACGTCGCCGTCGACCGACCCGAGGTGTCCCACGACGCGCCCCACCCGGGCGAGCCCCGCGACGCAACAGGAGCATCCGTTCTCCGCGGCGTCCTCCAGCACGCGGGCGCCGAGCTCTCGGCACACGAGACGATGACGGCCGAGCAGGACCGCTGGGCCTCCATCGCTCAGCTCGCAGCCGAGTACGAGACGATTGCCGCCGCCGCGCAACACGACCGGTGGGTCGCTCTGGTCGAGAGCTCGGGACTGTCGCCAATCGTGGCAGCGAGCGTCGTCGGCTCTGACGCGTTCGGACCGCTCACCGCGACACTCAGGCGCGCCGAAGCACATCACCACAACGTCGACCTCCTCTTCCACGCCGTCGCCGGCGCAACGACGCTCGACGACGCGGAGGACATCGCCGACGCACTGCGATCGAGGCTTGAGAAGGCGCTTGCTCGGCAGCGCGCACAAGAGATCGGAAGGAAAGCGCCACGCCTGGTTGCCGGACTCATTCCCGAGGCGCTCGGACCGATGACGCCAGAGATGCGCCGCGCCCTCGATGAACGACGCACGCTCATGGAGCGTCGTGCGCAAACCCTTGTCGACAAGGCTCTGAGGTTCGGTGACAACTGGATCATGGAGTTGGGCACTGAGCCGACCGAGTCCGCGCGTGCGGCCTGGAGACGACAGGCACGAATTGTCGCGGCATATCGCGACCGTTACGGGATCACAGGGCGCAGTGCGCTGGGCACCGCCACCGACACCGACACGACAGCTCAGCAGCGCGACCAGGCACACGCACGCGCCGCCTTCAACACCGCCGTTAATCTCGCCCGAGGCGAAAGCAGTGAGCGCCTGCGAATGCGGGGGAGCGTGTTTCGGCAGCGCCTGCTCGTGAGGTAG
- a CDS encoding ATP-dependent DNA ligase has product MGKFIYEETIRVDFDDRTLAHLQLVIGTKLRRGEPFHFTWRDDASIGDGRTTVWVHPRSSLVYKFYGSRMPPLNPAWIDALAHTANSPTGLYVVPEPPMPAHHDSTEQHLVG; this is encoded by the coding sequence ATGGGCAAGTTCATCTACGAAGAGACGATCCGGGTCGACTTCGACGACAGGACTCTCGCTCACTTGCAGTTGGTGATCGGAACGAAGCTGAGACGCGGAGAGCCGTTCCACTTCACCTGGCGGGATGACGCCAGCATCGGGGACGGGCGCACCACGGTCTGGGTGCATCCCCGCTCTTCGCTGGTCTACAAGTTCTATGGCAGTCGCATGCCGCCGCTGAATCCGGCCTGGATAGACGCGCTGGCGCACACGGCGAACTCGCCGACAGGGCTCTATGTCGTTCCCGAACCGCCCATGCCCGCTCACCACGATTCGACTGAGCAGCACTTGGTGGGCTGA
- a CDS encoding ATP-dependent DNA ligase: MGRFIYDTNANSVDIDDRTLAHLRLAIMNKLRRSEPFMFDVEIGDGSGRKSFWIHPAVPLQFHFFGGRQPRINRQWVEELIRAASGPNGLTIVPEPEPSATAEEPVTG, from the coding sequence GTGGGGCGATTCATCTACGACACCAACGCCAACTCGGTCGACATTGACGACCGAACGTTGGCGCATCTTCGCCTCGCGATCATGAACAAGCTGCGCCGTTCGGAGCCTTTCATGTTCGATGTGGAGATCGGTGATGGCAGCGGGCGGAAGAGCTTCTGGATCCACCCCGCAGTGCCGTTGCAGTTCCACTTCTTCGGCGGTCGTCAGCCCCGGATTAACCGTCAATGGGTGGAAGAGCTGATCCGCGCCGCCAGCGGCCCCAACGGTCTGACCATCGTCCCCGAACCAGAGCCTTCCGCCACGGCTGAGGAGCCCGTCACTGGATGA
- a CDS encoding helix-turn-helix transcriptional regulator, whose protein sequence is MRAVQVQWNLRQVMTDRGMFQTSELLPLLEERGIHLTREHVYRLVTKTPQRLNTEVLVALCDALGCTPSDLITPMVVTSKTARTGTAGEGGPKIGDLRPVRARIRRPDGVTE, encoded by the coding sequence GTGAGGGCGGTCCAGGTGCAATGGAATCTGCGGCAGGTGATGACCGACCGGGGGATGTTCCAGACCAGCGAGCTGCTGCCGCTGCTGGAGGAACGCGGCATCCATCTCACCCGGGAGCACGTCTACCGGCTGGTCACGAAGACGCCGCAACGGTTGAACACCGAGGTGCTGGTGGCGCTCTGCGATGCTCTGGGCTGCACCCCGAGCGACCTGATCACGCCGATGGTGGTGACCAGCAAGACGGCGCGCACCGGCACGGCGGGGGAGGGTGGCCCGAAGATCGGCGACCTCCGGCCGGTCCGCGCCCGCATCCGCAGGCCCGACGGCGTCACCGAGTGA
- a CDS encoding tyrosine-type recombinase/integrase, protein MFNATARGCMVVEFPGSAGLMLVPGVRHLNEPATVFEAMVAGWSRQQLSRQLGKTTIADRERLIRRFQEFTESFPWEWTPADVEDFTVSLTSGSGRAAVSTVRGYHLTLRMFCDYITDSRYEWPTQCHDRFGTVPAQICNEWNTVAHLNEYEGRPQRRPLTYRELEVLFDHLDDRVDAIARSGRKGALAALRDATMIKTTYAFGLRRNELVRLDVADLRPNPHVRDWGRYGSVHVRFGKAVRGSLPRRRTVLAVPEFDWAIAGLQQWVEEALPLYEAGGHPALWLTERRTRVGVRHVDEFFAAARNEVGLDEHLTLHCLRHSYVTHLIEHGYPERFVTEQVGHTYASTTAIYTSVSNDFKNRALQAALARVYGPEEEGS, encoded by the coding sequence ATGTTCAACGCAACGGCGCGAGGGTGCATGGTGGTGGAGTTTCCCGGGTCGGCGGGGCTGATGTTGGTGCCGGGTGTGAGGCATCTCAACGAGCCCGCCACGGTGTTCGAGGCGATGGTGGCGGGCTGGTCGAGGCAGCAGCTGTCCCGCCAGTTGGGGAAGACGACGATCGCGGATCGGGAGCGGTTGATCCGCCGGTTTCAGGAGTTCACGGAATCGTTTCCGTGGGAGTGGACGCCGGCCGATGTCGAGGACTTCACGGTGTCGCTGACGTCGGGGTCGGGCCGGGCGGCGGTGTCGACGGTCCGCGGCTATCACCTGACGTTGCGGATGTTCTGCGACTACATCACCGACTCGCGCTACGAGTGGCCGACGCAATGTCATGACCGGTTCGGGACAGTCCCGGCGCAGATCTGCAACGAGTGGAACACCGTCGCCCACCTGAACGAGTACGAGGGCCGGCCGCAACGGCGGCCGTTGACGTATCGGGAGCTCGAGGTGCTGTTCGATCACCTCGACGACCGGGTCGATGCGATCGCACGGTCCGGGCGCAAGGGCGCGCTGGCGGCGTTGCGGGACGCAACGATGATCAAGACCACGTACGCGTTCGGGTTGCGTCGCAACGAGCTGGTGCGGCTGGATGTTGCGGACCTGCGCCCCAATCCGCACGTGCGCGATTGGGGCCGTTACGGGTCGGTGCATGTGCGGTTCGGGAAGGCGGTCCGCGGGTCGCTGCCGCGTCGGCGCACGGTGCTGGCCGTTCCCGAGTTCGACTGGGCGATCGCGGGATTGCAGCAGTGGGTCGAGGAGGCGTTGCCGCTTTACGAGGCGGGCGGACATCCGGCGTTGTGGTTGACCGAGCGGCGCACCCGGGTCGGCGTCCGCCACGTGGACGAGTTCTTCGCCGCGGCGCGCAACGAGGTCGGCCTGGACGAGCACCTCACGCTGCATTGCCTGCGCCACTCCTACGTGACGCATCTGATCGAGCACGGCTACCCGGAACGGTTCGTGACCGAGCAGGTCGGCCACACGTACGCGTCGACGACCGCGATCTACACATCGGTGTCCAACGACTTCAAGAACAGGGCGCTGCAGGCGGCGCTGGCACGGGTCTACGGCCCGGAGGAGGAGGGGTCGTGA
- a CDS encoding FAD-dependent oxidoreductase translates to MRRGTTMVYDVVVVGGGVSGMNAARDLKRSGLDNFLVLEARDRVGGRTLIQHADGVIVDGGATWVNPNQTAILDLLHELGIERFEQYAAGDSFAILGGDAEKIKPAAPNPHLADTMDAMVATVSAEAPWEAPNAKEWNGMTFQQFLDTQDLDQATLMTTKIAFEIASCAPLSEITLLNLLFAMRATGGFSGIGAPASGLPQYHIVGGMASISNRIAADLGDKVRLSSPVTKLSNWDGPGPVRIETPNGTVEARKVIMAMGGSLASQISYEPELPPMRKGLHDTIDRNHCLIKTHTVYERPFWRDQGASGQIIWPDGLFNISADVTPPGTEKGVLVTLVRSPRDGEPMSLEDRKAGTIEAFAKAFGEEALHPTDFVMQDWLQEKYTKGVEDLWSPGLYLDYGPALRAPLGNIIWGGTETSLFWCGFIDGAVRGGHQAALTALASLAEELVPAN, encoded by the coding sequence ATGAGAAGGGGAACCACCATGGTTTATGACGTAGTTGTGGTCGGCGGAGGCGTTTCGGGCATGAACGCCGCACGGGACCTGAAGCGCAGTGGACTCGACAACTTCCTCGTGCTCGAGGCCCGTGACCGCGTGGGCGGCCGCACCCTCATCCAGCACGCCGACGGGGTCATCGTCGACGGCGGCGCGACGTGGGTCAATCCGAACCAGACGGCCATTCTCGACCTGCTGCACGAACTCGGCATCGAACGGTTCGAGCAGTACGCCGCTGGCGATTCCTTCGCGATCCTGGGCGGCGACGCGGAGAAGATCAAGCCGGCTGCGCCGAACCCGCATCTCGCAGACACGATGGATGCGATGGTCGCAACGGTGTCCGCGGAGGCTCCGTGGGAAGCTCCGAACGCCAAGGAATGGAACGGGATGACGTTCCAGCAGTTCCTCGACACGCAGGACCTCGACCAGGCCACGCTGATGACCACGAAGATCGCTTTCGAGATCGCGAGCTGTGCCCCGCTGAGCGAGATCACGCTCCTGAACCTCCTGTTCGCGATGCGCGCGACCGGTGGCTTCTCAGGGATCGGCGCACCCGCGTCCGGGCTCCCGCAGTATCACATCGTGGGGGGCATGGCGAGCATCTCCAACCGCATCGCGGCCGACCTTGGGGACAAGGTGCGGCTCTCCTCCCCCGTGACCAAGCTCTCGAACTGGGACGGCCCTGGCCCGGTCCGCATCGAGACGCCGAACGGAACGGTCGAGGCGCGCAAGGTGATCATGGCCATGGGCGGCAGCCTGGCATCGCAGATCTCTTACGAGCCGGAGCTTCCGCCCATGCGTAAGGGCCTGCACGACACAATCGATCGCAACCACTGCCTGATCAAGACGCACACGGTCTACGAGCGTCCGTTCTGGCGTGACCAGGGTGCCTCGGGTCAGATCATCTGGCCGGACGGTCTCTTCAACATCAGCGCCGACGTCACTCCTCCGGGAACCGAGAAGGGCGTCCTGGTGACCCTCGTGCGTTCGCCCCGCGATGGGGAGCCGATGTCGCTCGAGGATCGGAAGGCCGGCACGATCGAGGCGTTCGCGAAGGCGTTCGGCGAGGAGGCACTCCACCCCACCGACTTCGTGATGCAGGACTGGCTCCAGGAGAAGTACACGAAGGGTGTCGAGGACCTCTGGTCGCCGGGCCTCTACCTGGACTACGGACCTGCCCTACGGGCGCCGCTGGGCAACATCATTTGGGGCGGCACCGAGACGTCGCTGTTCTGGTGCGGTTTCATCGACGGCGCGGTCCGCGGCGGTCACCAGGCCGCTCTCACCGCGCTCGCATCGCTGGCGGAAGAGCTCGTCCCCGCCAACTGA
- a CDS encoding LuxR C-terminal-related transcriptional regulator has product MAESIADRGEPLIDFDRALLAGKTEILMPRRDAVSRRDLIDSARGSGRRVVAITAPAGYGKSTMLGEWGAIEDRVVAWATIDRFDDHPAGLLSVLASATAHVSASGMRLVPEMRGTGAAALARSAPLLAQSWGAATAPFTLFVDDLHFASSADCHDALEIVLAGVPEGSQVVIASRHDSEFLARMRAAGAVFDVTQEDLKLDVEGARAVFRAAGVGVTDDVAASAVERCEGWPTGVFLCALSASDGVRTEIVGDDRLVADYLYRECLAGLASEAQDFLRQTAILEQLSGPLCDAVRQANDSQQMLRLLDSLNLFLIPLDRRRRWFRYHALFRDFLIGELGRVSPGMIPELHIRAADWFESHDAPRRAVEHLLAADERGRAQLLIARLAMPVHQAGEVEVVSRWLTQLGERSILTLPPLAALAAWLHVLDGKSPSSERWAAALDRVELTRARPDVRIEFESSRDLLRATMCIDGPQRMLEEAEPALAKLPEWSVWRTVAHNVVGVARLLLGDTRAGHHALTQSSESAMRMGNSSALVLSEADLAILAADRGKLRSAGDHIESALQTIDVNRMDEYAAAALAFGAAARIAALNRNSERATRLLARGMRARVHCTHVIPWLAVRARLQMAITYQTLGDKTAAQLLLNEIDALLHRRPLLGILVDQVDSFRTTLARTTARGETFPLTPAELRLLPYLQTHLTAAEIADRLFISKNTVSSHLASTYRKLGATTRSTAVERALEIGLLGE; this is encoded by the coding sequence GTGGCCGAGTCGATTGCGGACCGGGGGGAACCACTGATCGATTTCGATCGTGCGCTGCTCGCTGGCAAGACTGAGATTCTCATGCCGCGCCGTGATGCGGTGAGCAGGCGTGACCTGATCGACTCGGCGAGGGGCAGTGGGCGGCGAGTGGTCGCGATCACGGCGCCGGCAGGCTACGGCAAGTCGACGATGCTCGGCGAGTGGGGGGCGATCGAGGACCGTGTTGTCGCGTGGGCGACGATCGACCGGTTCGATGATCATCCGGCGGGCTTGCTCTCCGTCTTGGCATCGGCCACCGCGCACGTCTCCGCGAGTGGGATGCGGCTCGTTCCGGAAATGCGCGGCACGGGCGCCGCCGCGCTAGCGCGGTCGGCGCCGCTCCTGGCACAGTCCTGGGGGGCCGCGACGGCGCCCTTCACACTGTTTGTGGACGATCTTCACTTCGCTTCCTCGGCCGACTGCCATGATGCGCTGGAGATCGTGCTCGCAGGGGTCCCCGAGGGCTCACAGGTGGTCATCGCCAGCCGACACGACTCGGAATTCCTCGCGCGGATGCGCGCTGCCGGCGCGGTGTTCGACGTGACTCAAGAAGATCTCAAGCTCGATGTCGAGGGTGCGCGCGCCGTGTTCAGGGCCGCGGGAGTCGGCGTGACCGATGACGTGGCGGCCTCGGCGGTGGAACGATGCGAGGGGTGGCCGACGGGAGTCTTCCTCTGTGCGCTCTCGGCCTCCGACGGGGTCCGCACCGAGATCGTCGGCGACGACAGGCTTGTCGCCGACTACTTGTACCGGGAGTGCCTGGCAGGGCTCGCATCGGAGGCGCAGGACTTCCTCCGCCAGACGGCGATCCTGGAGCAGCTTTCCGGACCGCTCTGCGACGCAGTCCGGCAGGCGAATGACTCGCAGCAGATGCTCCGCCTGCTCGACTCGCTCAACCTCTTCCTCATACCGCTGGACCGGCGCCGGCGCTGGTTCCGATATCACGCCCTCTTCCGCGACTTCCTCATCGGCGAGCTCGGGCGCGTCTCGCCGGGGATGATCCCAGAGCTGCACATCCGCGCGGCCGATTGGTTCGAATCGCATGACGCGCCCCGGCGAGCCGTCGAGCATCTCCTCGCCGCCGACGAACGAGGACGGGCGCAGCTGCTCATCGCACGGCTCGCCATGCCGGTGCATCAGGCCGGTGAGGTCGAAGTGGTGTCGCGATGGCTCACCCAACTGGGCGAGCGCTCCATCCTGACCCTCCCGCCGCTTGCGGCCCTCGCGGCGTGGCTCCATGTCCTCGACGGCAAGTCCCCGTCGTCCGAACGCTGGGCGGCCGCACTGGACCGCGTTGAACTCACCCGCGCTCGACCGGACGTCCGCATCGAATTCGAATCGTCGCGAGATCTGCTCCGGGCCACGATGTGCATCGACGGACCACAGCGGATGCTCGAAGAGGCCGAGCCTGCTCTCGCGAAACTCCCCGAGTGGAGCGTCTGGCGGACCGTCGCGCACAACGTGGTCGGAGTAGCGCGGCTGCTCCTCGGTGACACGCGTGCCGGTCATCATGCGCTGACGCAGTCCAGCGAATCGGCCATGCGCATGGGCAACTCGAGCGCCCTTGTGCTCAGCGAGGCGGACTTGGCGATCCTCGCAGCCGATCGCGGCAAACTGCGATCAGCAGGCGATCATATCGAGTCGGCGCTGCAGACGATCGACGTAAATCGCATGGACGAGTATGCGGCGGCCGCACTCGCCTTCGGAGCGGCCGCGCGGATAGCAGCCCTGAACAGGAACAGCGAACGCGCCACCCGCCTTCTCGCGCGCGGGATGCGAGCGCGAGTGCACTGCACCCACGTGATTCCCTGGCTGGCCGTCCGCGCTCGACTTCAGATGGCGATCACCTATCAGACTCTGGGTGACAAGACCGCCGCCCAGCTCCTCCTGAACGAGATCGACGCACTCCTGCATCGACGTCCACTCCTCGGCATCCTCGTGGATCAGGTGGACTCCTTCCGGACGACGCTCGCGCGGACGACCGCGCGCGGCGAAACGTTCCCCCTGACGCCTGCGGAACTTCGATTGCTGCCGTACCTCCAGACACACCTCACCGCCGCCGAGATCGCCGACCGCCTGTTCATCTCGAAGAACACCGTGAGCTCGCACCTGGCGTCCACCTATCGCAAACTCGGCGCCACGACCCGGAGCACCGCCGTCGAACGGGCCCTCGAGATAGGCCTGCTCGGCGAGTAG
- a CDS encoding carboxymuconolactone decarboxylase family protein, protein MDHIECLRRLVINDGAAIRGAEFSTTLDARTLAAVRIAALVAIGGGELSYGAEVDAAIAAGSSPSEVVDIARAVAPIAGVPRVVSAAPRLAIALGCEDELFAGDVL, encoded by the coding sequence ATGGACCATATCGAGTGCCTGCGCCGGCTCGTGATCAACGACGGAGCGGCGATCCGCGGGGCCGAGTTCTCGACGACGCTCGACGCGCGGACGCTGGCGGCGGTGAGGATTGCTGCGCTCGTCGCGATCGGTGGCGGTGAGCTCTCCTACGGTGCAGAGGTGGACGCAGCGATCGCAGCGGGATCGTCGCCTTCGGAGGTCGTCGACATCGCACGCGCCGTCGCACCGATAGCCGGAGTACCTCGTGTTGTCAGTGCCGCGCCAAGGCTCGCGATCGCGCTCGGTTGCGAGGACGAACTGTTCGCCGGGGACGTTCTCTGA